One Papaver somniferum cultivar HN1 chromosome 10, ASM357369v1, whole genome shotgun sequence genomic window carries:
- the LOC113316336 gene encoding 26S proteasome regulatory subunit 6B homolog, translating to MASAMVLPPPSYSSMGSDHKNLYEQPMTCDDEDLYSHLKHLQRQLEFIDIQEEYVKDELKNLKRELLRAQEEVKRIKSVPTIIGQFMEMVDQNNGIVGSTTGSNYYVRILSTINRELLKPSASVALHRHSHALVEVLPPEANSSISLLTQSEKPDITYNDIGGCDIQKQEIREAVELPLTHHELYQQIGIDPPRGVLLDGPPGTGKTMLAKAVANHTTAAFIRVSGSEFVQKYLGEGPRMVRDVFRLAKENAPAIIFIDEVDAIATARFDAQTGGDREVQRILMELLNQMDGFDQTVNVKVIMATNRADTLDPALLRPGRLDRKIKFPLPDRRQKRLVFQVCTAKMNLSDEVDLEDYVSRPDKISAAEISAICQEAGMHAVRKNRYVILPKDFEKGYRTNVKKPETDFDFYK from the exons ATGGCTTCTGCTATGGTTCTACCACCACCCTCATACTCATCAATGGGATCTGATCACAAAAACCTCTACGAACAACCAATGACTTGCGATGACGAAGATTTATATAGTCATCTTAAACATCTTCAAAGACAACTTGAATTCATAGATATTCAAGAAGAATATGTGAAAGATgaactgaaaaatctaaagagagaATTACTTAGAGCACAAGAAGAGGTTAAAAGGATCAAATCAGTTCCTACTATTATTGGTCAATTTATGGAAATGGTTGATCAAAATAATGGGATTGTTGGTTCAACTACCGGCTCTAATTATTACGTCAGGATTTTAAGCACTATTAATAGAGAGTTATTGAAACCTTCTGCTTCTGTTGCTTTACATCGTCATTCACATGCTCTCGTTGAGGTTTTACCTCCTGAAGCTAATTCAAGTATTTCTTTGCTTACTCAATCTGAGAAGCCAGATATTACTTACAATGATATTGGAGGTTGCGACATTCAAAAACAAGAAATACGAGAGGCTGTTGAGTTACCACTTACGCATCACGAGCTATACCAACAGATTGGTATTGATCCACCTCGGGGTGTTCTGCTGGATGGTCCTCCTGGTACTGGTAAAACTATGCTTGCCAAAGCTGTTGCAAATCATACAACTGCTGCTTTCATTCGAGTCTCTGGTTCTGAATTCGTGCAGAAGTACCTAGGAGAG GGTCCAAGAATGGTCCGTGATGTATTCCGTCTTGCAAAAGAGAATGCTCCTGCTATCATCTTTATTGATGAAGTAGATGCCATTGCTACTGCTAGGTTTGATGCCCAAACTGGAGGGGATAGAGAAGTTCAGCGAATTCTCATGGAGCTCCTGAATCAG ATGGATGGATTTGACCAAACAGTGAACGTTAAGGTCATAATGGCAACTAATCGAGCTGACACATTGGATCCTGCACTTCTAAGGCCTGGTAGACTTGACAGAAAAATTAAATTTCCTCTTCCTGATAGACGGCAAAAGCGACTGGTGTTCCAA GTATGCACTGCAAAGATGAACTTGAGCGATGAGGTAGATCTAGAAGACTATGTCTCTCGTCCAGATAAAATTAGTGCTGCAGAG ATATCTGCTATCTGTCAAGAAGCTGGAATGCATGCTGTTCGCAAGAACCGATATGTTATTCTTCCCAAGGATTTCGAGAAGGGATACAGGACGAATGTTAAGAAGCCAGAAACAGATTTCGATTTCTACAAGTGA